Proteins encoded together in one Quercus lobata isolate SW786 chromosome 3, ValleyOak3.0 Primary Assembly, whole genome shotgun sequence window:
- the LOC115979697 gene encoding uncharacterized protein LOC115979697: MPEIDIIIYHGGPLKNANANKGLPFEGPGIKTYYTQIDRRLKTLDELKMMVMEELCENPAVHNIHITYRMPNEILKHRINYKYMAIEANKHVKIMFDKLERIPKDEDDDYVDENIAINGEDFGDRDEIEDMIEQGDFRDFERDIDDDETLDGSQPDAYNVLTVQNITDTIPVYSPPIETPFVSSWREGMNLCKGLTFANKMEVQRVLTKCALKENKHFMISRSTTTKLCAKCVDESCTWYVYVVMKPKFHNLWMITVYKGPHTCIRTGVRNDGRMMSCKFIADDILKKLCEDHTTSIKHLRSMIELKYEGQKPSYYKVWDAKQKAIGKMFGNWEESYQRLQKLLMAYIDQDPTTQVFYRTTSTGEDDTVFLNYVFWSFGPSIDGFKYCKPVISIDGTHLYGKYQGKLLVAMATDANNKVFPLAFAIVDSESGSSWRWFLLCLRDAIGRVIPNEGICIISDRHLGIKNAIANCPRRDDGRALVFHRYCLRHVASNFSTHFQNSTLKSAALKAGYASQAVKFTSIMETIKQADIEAIRNKKKLTGKDGKEKNQDYLPYTYLMGESVDMWTQSHDGGRRFGAMTTNISECFNGVLKGARGLPIAALVEFTWNKLVSYFHDRRKDYLFEFSEAMKS; encoded by the exons ATGCCTGAAATTGATATAATCATATACCACGGTGGTCCgttgaagaatgccaatgcgaaCAAGGGATTGCCATTTGAAGGGCCGGGTATAAAGACCTATTATACCCAAATTGATCGTAGGTTGAAGACCCTTGACGAATTGAAGATGATGGTTATGGAAGAGTTGTGTGAGAACCCTGCTGTGCACAACATACACATTACTTATCGCATGCCAAATGAAATCCTGAAGCACCGGATTAATTACAAGTACATGGCGATAGaagcaaacaaacatgtgaagatCATGTTTGACAAGTTGGAGAGAATACCTAAA gatgaggatgatgactaTGTTGATGAAAATATTGCCATTAACGGTGAAGATTTTGGCGATAGAGATGAGATTGAAGACATGATTGAACAAGGGGACTTTAGGGACTTTGAGAGGGACATTGATGACGATGAGACATTGGACGGTAGTCAACCTGATGCATACAATGTTCTTACTGTCCAAAACATTACAGACACAATCCCTGTGTACTCACCACCTATTGAGACACCATTTGTGTCTAGTTGGAGAGAGGGGATGAATTTGTGCAAAGGCTTGACTTTTGCCAATAAAATGGAGGTGCAACGCGTATTAACAAAGTGTGCcctcaaggaaaacaaacattttatgATCAGTAGGTCAACCACGACAAAACTTTGTGCGAAATGCGTTGATGAGTCATGCACGTGGTATGTCTACGTAGTCATGAAGCCCAAGTTCCACAATCTATGGATGATCACCGTGTACAAGGGTCCTCACACGTGTATACGGACTGGGGTGCGAAATGATGGTAGAATGATGAGTTGTAAATTTATTGCAGATGACATCCTTAAGAAGTTATGTGAGGATCACACTACCTCAATTAAGCATCTCAGATCTATGATAGAGTTGAAATATGAGGGACAAAAGCCTTCTTACTACAAGGTGTGGGATGCGAAACAAAAGGCGATTGGGAAGATGTTTGGGAATTGGGAAGAGTCTTATCAAAGGTTACAGAAGTTGCTAATGGCATATATTGATCAGGATCCGACTACGCAGGTGTTCTATCGTACCACATCCACCGGTGAAGATGACACagtatttttgaattatgtgtTTTGGTCTTTCGGTCCAAGCATTGATGGATTCAAATATTGCAAGCCGGTTATCAGTATTGATGGGACCCATCTGTATGGTAAATATCAGGGAAAGTTGTTGGTTGCAATGGCAACCGACGCTAACAACAAGGTATTCCCTCTTGCCTTTGCTATTGTGGATTCTGAGTCAGGGTCTAGTTGGAGGTGGTTTTTACTATGCCTCAGAGATGCGATTGGCCGCGTGATACCTAACGAAGGCATTTGCATAATTTCTGACCGACATCTCGGTATCAAAAACGCCATTGCAAACTGTCCTAGAAGGGATGATGGAAGAGCACTGGTATTTCATagatattgccttcgacatgttgctagcaactttAGCACACATTTTCAGAACTCGACTCTGAAGTCAGCGGCGTTGAAAGCCGGATATGCTAGTCAGGCAGTGAAATTTACCTCCATAATGGAGACCATTAAGCAGGCGGATATTGAGGCCATTAGAAATAAGAAGAAGTTGACGGGGAAGGATGGCAAGgaaaagaatcaagattatcTTCCATACACATACCTAATGGGTGAGTCTGTGGATATGTGGACccagtcacatgatggtggGAGACGTTttggggcaatgacaaccaatataTCAGAGTGCTTCAATGGTGTATTGAAAGGTGCACGGGGCCTTCCTATTGCCGCGTTGGTTGAGTTCACTTGGAACAAACTTGTCAGTTATTTCCACGACCGTCGCAAAGACTACCTTTTTGAGTTCTCAGAGG CAATGAAGAGCTGA
- the LOC115979695 gene encoding uncharacterized protein LOC115979695 produces the protein MLPEGSQAHNHVRHVLNNVAGLGGGPTVNEHANNGYETELAAAATPSTSAAPVSTPTRGHRATTSPSTSAARGRLRPATATPSTSAVRGRGRRATTPRVVTTLEMPPPIPQASPQPEDLGPCTIRYNQARMCCIRIQVSVGILYRIEHSAVNLAESIQHGGLPAPGSVAPSILETGKAFTAKGMQVLELVGKETIDLLITETGIEVEKNSKETEQQTDEDQLYEEVTFDRCFYIYGGPEQLEELEALSNHHGLLCNRRKAKLSSEQRPAFDGKLKQVQQIFSLSTEMDGNGVETDKGKKVETGAEGSDDEMKKLHDSSVSTAADMAVGFTNALAGVAVNDMIQRTAGRIDSLHSEGVHRLSEMCCFAVSQLLMLGKSILSNASKVQDEVADEDIAKIDWPEDSVEKAKIIRTKAQSMTGYVEAVSNSFITGWLSSTSSL, from the exons ATGCTTCCTGAAGGCAGCCAAGCTCACAACCATGTCCGGCATGTCCTAAATAATGTGGCTGGCCTTGGTGGTGGTCCTACAGTAAATGAGCATGCAAACAATGGGTATGAGACTGAACTAGCAGCTGCTGCAACCCCAAGCACAAGTGCAGCACCCGTAAGTACACCGACCCGTGGTCATCGTGCTACTACAAGCCCAAGTACAAGCGCAGCTAGGGGTCGTCTTCGGCCTGCTACAGCAACCCCAAGCACAAGTGCAGTCAGGGGCCGTGGTCGGCGTGCAACAACCCCTCGGGTTGTAACTACTCTTGAGATGCCTCCACCCATCCCGCAGGCATCTCCTCAGCCTGAG GATTTAGGGCCTTGTACAATCAGGTACAATCAGGCTAGAATGTGTTGTATTAGAATTCAAGTTTCTGTGGGGATTCTTTACAG GATTGAGCATTCTGCTGTTAACCTGGCAGAATCTATTCAGCATGGTGGATTACCAGCACCTGGCTCTGTTGCACCGTCAATATTAGAG ACTGGAAAAGCTTTTACAGCAAAGGGAATGCAAGTGCTTGAACTTGTAGGCAAGGAGACTATTGATCTACTAATTACTGAAACTGGTATTGAAGTTGAGAAGAATTCAAAAGAAACTGAACAACAAACTGATGAGGATCAGTTGTACGAGGAAGTGACATTTGATCGATGCTTCTACATATATGGAGGTCCAGAACAGTTGGAG GAGCTGGAGGCATTGTCTAACCATCATGGCCTGTTATGTAATCGAAGAAAAGCAAAATTATCATCGGAACAGAGACCTGCATTTGATGGGAAGCTTAAACAGGTCCAGCAAATTTTTAGTTTGAGTACTGAAATGGATGGAAATGGTGTAGAGacagacaaagggaagaaagtaGAGACTGGGGCTGAGGgaagtgatgatgagatgaagAAATTACACGACTCAAGTGTTAGCACGGCTGCTGACATGGCTGTGGG GTTCACTAATGCATTAGCAGGAGTAGCTGTTAATGATATGATCCAAAGGACTGCTGGCAGAATAGACTCGCTTCACTCAGAGGGAGTTCAT AGACTCTCAGAAATGTGCTGTTTTGCTGTTTCTCAACTGTTGATGCTTGGTAAATCCATTCTTTCTAATGCTAGCAAAGTTCAGGATGAAGTTGCTGATGAGGATATTGCCAAAATTGACTGGCCTGAGGATTCTGTTGAAAAAGCTAAGATAATCAGAACAAAGGCACAGTCAATGACAGGATATGTGGAAGCTGTTTCCAACAGCTTTATTACAGGTTGGTTGTCTAGCACTTCATCTCtttag
- the LOC115979692 gene encoding serine/threonine-protein phosphatase 7 long form homolog produces the protein MCTELLGFSPPNDNKTLVGQRILISRLVEAVAAPLPHDATEMQIHRYARCYILALIGDKLFMDKSGDRVHLMFLDFMRNLRDPPQYSWGSGCLAWLYRELCRASEKGASQIGGACTLVQNWAWARLPFLCPRIEPPPRCDYGPWPYAPLASKWVRVPSSKSRPSGMALVHYRELLVTMQPEQF, from the exons ATGTGTACGGAGTTGTTGGGTTTTAGTCCGCCAAATGACAATAAAACATTGGTGGGGCAAAGAATTCTCATCAGCCGACTTGTTGAGGCCGTTGCAGCGCCATTGCCTCATGACGCAACGGAGATGCAGATACACCGGTATGCCCGGTGCTATATTTTAGCGCTAATAGGGGACAAACTTTTCATGGACAAGTCAGGAGATAGGGTGCATTTGATGTTCCTGGACTTCATGCGTAATCTTCGTGATCCGCCACAGTATAGTTGGGGTAGTGGTTGCCTGGCCTGGTTATATAGGGAGTTGTGTCGGGCAAGCGAGAAAGGGGCATCGCAGATTGGTGGGGCGTGCACGTTGGTCCAGAATTGGGCATGGGCAAGGTTGCCATTCTTATGCCCGAGGATAGAGCCCCCACCTAGATGTGATTATGGCCCATGGCCATATGCTCCACTTGCATCTAA ATGGGTGCGGGTGCCAAGCTCGAAGAGTAGGCCATCCGGCATGGCCTTGGTCCACTATCGTGAGCTATTAGTTACAATGCAGCCAGAGCAg ttttga